A region of Moorena producens PAL-8-15-08-1 DNA encodes the following proteins:
- a CDS encoding phosphorylase yields the protein MRYRGFVYLLVILCSPFPIPCSLSKTMNLSQLTIPVTIILVPQGAEYQAVCRGIKQITGRPKPLILSIPIGEEPVIKYLETWLQTPTNFPEHSPPKVLLMGLCGSLSRNYSVGDIVVYNDCVALDRNQDRPQPLVQQCCSQLTSLVHEKLGNKANLVRGLSSDRIIWSSVEKRQLGQSYQADVVDMEGFATLSVLNPKGFAVAMVRVISDDSYYNIPDLTPAISADGSLKPWPLAMGMLKQPIAATRLIRGSLRGLKVLQQLTIRLLS from the coding sequence ATGAGGTATAGAGGTTTTGTTTACTTATTAGTTATTCTCTGTTCCCCGTTTCCCATTCCCTGTTCCCTTTCAAAAACTATGAACCTTTCCCAACTAACTATTCCGGTCACGATTATTCTTGTTCCTCAAGGAGCAGAATATCAAGCAGTTTGTCGAGGAATCAAGCAGATTACTGGTCGTCCTAAACCTCTGATTCTATCTATTCCGATAGGAGAAGAGCCTGTAATTAAGTATCTAGAAACATGGTTACAAACACCAACAAATTTTCCTGAGCACTCCCCACCTAAAGTACTGTTGATGGGATTGTGTGGCAGCTTATCTCGTAACTATTCCGTTGGTGATATTGTTGTGTATAACGATTGTGTTGCACTCGACCGAAACCAAGATAGACCTCAACCACTGGTGCAACAGTGCTGCAGCCAACTGACTAGCTTAGTTCACGAGAAACTGGGCAACAAGGCTAATTTAGTGAGGGGATTGAGTAGCGATCGCATAATTTGGTCTAGCGTAGAAAAGCGTCAACTCGGTCAGAGCTACCAAGCTGATGTAGTAGATATGGAAGGATTTGCTACCCTATCGGTACTTAATCCCAAAGGATTTGCTGTAGCAATGGTAAGAGTAATTAGTGATGATAGCTACTACAATATCCCAGACCTTACCCCAGCGATTAGTGCTGATGGATCACTGAAACCCTGGCCCTTAGCCATGGGTATGCTAAAGCAACCAATAGCAGCTACCAGACTAATTCGAGGTTCCCTACGAGGCTTGAAAGTATTACAGCAACTAACTATTAGACTTTTGTCTTAA